In the Numida meleagris isolate 19003 breed g44 Domestic line chromosome 5, NumMel1.0, whole genome shotgun sequence genome, one interval contains:
- the INA gene encoding alpha-internexin, whose protein sequence is MESLRGAHESLERQLQELEERHSAEAAGLQDTIGQLEADLRNTKTEMARHLREYQDLLNVKMALDIEIAAYRKLLEGEENLFSMGSVGLPAMNPLPNPTYSFQPRSSTPSFKKEEQREVARATSKISSGQAGMFDGTVTTAKKRERFNVHGGIIANAEV, encoded by the exons ATGGAAAGCCTGCGTGGAGCCCACGAGTCCCTTGAgcggcagctgcaggagctggaggagaggcaCAGCGCCGAGGCGGCCGGGCTGCAG GACACCATTGGGCAGCTGGAGGCTGACCTGCGCAACACTAAAACTGAGATGGCTCGGCACCTGAGAGAGTACCAGGACCTGCTGAACGTCAAGATGGCCCTGGATATCGAGATCGCTGCCTACAG gaagctgctggagggagaggaaaacctGTTCAGCATGGGGAGCGTTGGCCTTCCAGCCATGAACCCCCTCCCCAACCCCACCTACTCTTTCCAGCCACGCTCCTCCACTCCATCCTTCAAGAAAGAGGAGCAAAGAGAGGTGGCTAGAGCGACCTCCAAGATATCATCTGGTCAGGCTGGGATGTTTGACGGGACCGTAACCACTGccaagaaaagagagagattcaACGTGCATGGAGGAATCATTGCAAATGCTGAAGTGTAA